The following is a genomic window from Candidatus Methylomirabilota bacterium.
CCGTGGACAAGCTCACCAACTTGTTCATTACGGCGGAACCGATCCGCCGAGCGATTCCTAAGTCCTGCCGATCAGCCCGCCATCCGGTGACCAGATCGCACCCCTCACCGATCTTCGAAATGAATCTGGGCACTTCTTCGGGATCGGACTGAAGATCGGCGTCCATCAAAATGACAATGTCGCCGCGACTTCGCTCGATCCCGGCCGACAGCGCGGCGTGTTGGCCAAAGTTCCTGACAAACCTCACGGCCCGGACGCGAGGATCGCCGGCAGCCAGTTCGCGAAGTCGCTGAGAGCTCCCGTCCGTACACCCATCGTCAACGAAAATGATTTCATAGGAGGATCCCAGCCCGTCCAGCGTCTTGGTGAGCCGCTCGTACAGCTCCGAGAGGTTCGCTTCCTCGTTGAAGACAGGAACGACGACGGAAAGTGCGATCGCGCTGCCTATGGACTTCGACACCGCGAACACTTTTTGCCCTTGACCCCCATTGCGCGTGTGTGAATCGGACCGAACCGGCCAACAATACCGGGTTTCACTATATCAGGCTTGAAGAAAAGCGGTCAAGGGCGAAAGCTGGTATCAACGTCGAACGGCGCCGGCGGTCCGCCAGACCTGCACTCCGCCCTGGTAGGCGGCGATCCCGAGGTCGCGGAGGCCGTCGCCGTCCCGATCGCCGACAACGATGGTCTCCGGTCGCCCGACTTTGGCCGGGAGACCCACCACCTGCACCTCCGTGAAGTCTCCCTTTCCATCCCCGAAGAAGACCTGAATCCGGCCATCATAGCTCCCGGCAATGAGATCCAAGCGTCCATCACCGTTGAAATCGGCAAGCGCCACGTCCAGGTATAACCCGGAGCGGGGTAGACCTTTTGTCGCCAAGGGCCGCCAGCTTCCCTTCCCGTCGCCGAGGAAGACATGAATCCCCTCTGGGTCCAAGCAGCCGACAACGAGATCCGGGTAGCCGTCTTGGTCCAGATCGGCCACGGCGATGCCCCAGCAGTTGGCCCGGGGGAGGCCCTCGGCCGCCTTCCTCCAATGCCCCTTCCCATCCCCCAGCCACACTCCCAGCTCATACGAGACAGTTCCAACGAGATCGAGATGGCCGTCTTTGTTCACATCGACAAACGTGAGTTTGTGGCCACCTTCCCGGGTAGGAAGCCCCTGGGAGGTCTCGACCCACCCCCCCTTACCGTCCTGCAGGAAGACTCGAATCCCGCCTGAAAGATGGCCGATGATGGCCAAGTCCGGCCGGCCATCGTGGTTAACGTCGCCTATCGCCACGTCCTCACCCTCAAAGGGAAGCTGCGCGGCAAGCCTCCAGTTCCCTTTCCCGTCGCCCAGGAAGACCTCCCCGCCAGAGGTGACAAGGTCCAGCCGGCCATCGCCGTTGATATCGGCAAACCTAACCCCCCACCGGCCGCTGAAATGGCGAAGCAGCCCGGTCGAAGCCTCCCGCCAGCTTTCCCCTTCACGCAGGAAGACATGCGCCCCGTCCCCCTTTCGCGCGACCGCCGCCAGATCGGGCCTGCCGTCGCCATTCACATCGCCGAAGGCGAGCCCCGTCCAGCCGCCCTCAGAGCCCTGAGGTTCCGAGTCGGGAAGCCCCGACGATGCCTTAATAAACCGGAGAGAAGGGATCTCTTCCGCATGAAGCGGCAACGCAAAAAGCACAAGACTCACCAGTGCGCAGCCGATCCGCCACCTTATTGTTGCAGCTCGCTTCATCATCGTCATCGGCTTGACGGGAAGAATCGGGTATGGTAGGGTGCCGTCATCACGAACACCCGCGATGCGCCTGTTCTGTAAACCTTCATATACCCTTCGACAGGCTCAGGGTGAACGGTATATCTATTGCGAACACTGACTTTTTCCGTTCGTGCTGAGCCTGTCGAAGCACGAGCAGAAGCTTGCAGGACAGGCGCCGAGCTGGCTACGCTGATCGAAGGCATTCGCCAGCGTTTGAACGACATACACCAGCAACTCACGACTTGCCCACCGGTAGGCCAACAAGAACCCACGAGAAGGAGGAGATCATGAGACACCGTCTGCTCGGATTGGCTTGCATCCTGATCCTCATCGCCGGATCCGGCTTCACGTTTCAGCGCCCCCGCCCGGAGGACTCTTCGATCCAGGCGAGGGATCCGGTCATGGCAGCCGATCCAAACGGCCCCCTCTACCTCGCCTGGGTAGAGACGAGAGAAAAGAGCCAAGTCCTTATGTTCACCCGCTCGACCGACGAAGGGAAGACCTGGGAGCCGGATCGCCGGCTCGATCTGGGGGTCCCGGAAGGGGCCCAGGCGTCAGGTCCACAGCTTGCCGCCGACGGCAAAGGGCATCTTTTGCTCGTGTGGCGGAACCGGGTGAAGGGGGAACTGAAGGCCGTCCTCGTCGTCACCTCACCAGACTTCGGGAAGAGCTGGTCGGAACCGAAGCCGCTCAACACGGGTGACGGGTACCAGCCCCAACTCCGCCTCGACGACAAGGGACAGGCTGTCGTCGTCTGGTACGAGCACGAGCGCGGGCTCTCAGTCCGGCAGATTAAAGGGACCCGCGTCCTCGTCGTCACCTCACCAGACTTCGGGAAGAGCTGGTCCGCCCCGGTTGCGCTGGACGACGGCTCAGGAATGGCCACCATGCCTCAGCTCGCTACCGCCGGTCCCGGCCGGCTCGTCGTCGCCTGGCAGGAGGTCAAGGAGAGGCGGACTCCCCTCTTCGTCGCAACGACCGCCGACGGCGGAAAGAACTGGCAGACCACAAAGCTCGACCGACCCGGAATAGTCGCCGGAGCCCCGACGCTGGCCGCCGACCAGAAGGGCCACATTATGATCAGTTGGGCGGAGACCGTCGAACTCCCAGACATTTTCACCGTTGTCTCGTCCGATTTCGGGAAGAGCTGGTCGAAGGAGATTCGACCACGAACGACAACGCCGGGCGAGACACCGGCTATAAATCCCCAACTGGCCCTCTCATCGACGGGAAAGGCGGCGCTGGTCTGGGAGGACCAGCGGGCCGGGGCTTCAGACATCTACCTCACCGTGTCGTCCGATTTCGGGAAGAGCTGGTCGAAGGAGATTCGACTCGACACCGGAGAGCCGGGCGGCACCCCATCCAGGTCCCCCCATCTGGTCCTCGACCCCACCGGCCGGATCGCCGCCGTCTGGGAAGAAAAGGCGGGTGGAGCGTCCCGACTCCAGGCATCTGTCTCCCCTGATTTCGCAAAGAGCTGGCAGCCCCAGCCCATTCCGGAACCGGCAGCCGTCTCTGCCACACGGCCTCACCTCCTGCTCGCTAAAGGCCGGACCTTCCTCGTTACCGAGATCAGCCAACCGGGAAAGCAGAGGATCGTGGCGACCCTTCTTGCTCCCTAGTGTCTCATTGCGAAAGTCCGTGCGCATTGATCGTCATACCCGCGAAAGCGGGTATCCAGGAAAATCAATTGATTCCCGCTTAAGACCTGCGGGAATGACGTAACGTGTATTATTGCAATCAAGCGCTAGTGTAGTGTATCCGACGCTTCTTGACATATTCCGTTCGCCCTGAGCCTGTCGAAGGACGGAGTCGTTGAAGGCGTCCTTCGGCTTCGCTCAGGACAAGCTTGCCGCTCTCCGAATCAGCGCTTTTCCCTTCCCTTTTCGACTCCAGCCTTGCTGAATATAGACCCACAAGCTGATGTACCCCTGATCTCAGACACCAAAAGAAAAGCCGAGGGAGGGGATATTGCCCCTCCCTCGGCTTTGCCTTGCCACAACAAGCGCTTACCGTGTGCGGTCGCCGTAACTGCTGAACATGTAACCGCTGAACACGAAGTTGGTCCCCTTGATCTGCGTCTTCATGAAGGCAATGAAATCCTCGTCATCGCCTCCCGTATAGATTGACGTGACCACGATCCGACCATCTCGTCCATTCACCTGGGTAGTGTAGGCTTCGAGAAGGGCACGGGTCACGCACGTGCAGGGCACGGGTACCGTGATAATCAGGTTCTCGTCAGCGTCGAAAACGAAGAGGTCCACCCCTGCCGAGAACTTGGTGGGATCGTTGACCGGGGAGTCTGCCAAAGCAATAAGGTCGTCACCCAGTCGGTTCTGTGTCTCTGTGGCGGACTTTTTCTTCGGGCAGAACAGATACAGCTCGTTGTCAACACCGTTCGCATCGAAGTAAGCCCCAGTCCAGGTGTCTGCAAAGACGTTCCATATCCCGGCACCGTCTTGCTGGTTGATGTGGTGGAACCGGGTGAGCGTTCCCGCCACTAGGTCGATCACGATCGTCTCAGCGGACAGCCCAGGGGTGGCGGCGCCAGCGTTCGCATTGATAAGGATGCCTCCCTCACCGGTGGCGGGCTCCAATACTTTATTCACGCTAAAAAAGTCCACATCAGCCGTCGTGAGTGGCGGGTGAAGGTCCCTGATGAATTTACAGTCTTGATCGTAGAACCGGATGTTGGGCACCGCCCCGGGGCCAAACGGGTTCTCAACGACCAACAGTGTGATGGTATTTGCATCGGCCCGGTAGTAAGGAACGTAGAGCTTGGAATCGAGGTCAAACACATCCCACGGGGCAGCCGCTGCCGACCGTACGCCCAAGGCGCCGAACCCCACAAGCAGGGCCAGCGAGAGAACAACTCCGAACTTCCATTTCATCGTCTTCTTCACTGTTATCTCCTTCTTCAGAGGGTGATAGGCGACTCATCCTGATATTCCGGCTTTCTCTCTCCCCAGCTCTCCAGGTACGACTCTTCTGTAAGCCACCTCCTTTCTCGATCGTGATTGATTAGCGCTTTTTGTACTCTACCGCTCCTACCTTTGTCAAGGGAAAAATCACCGGCCTTTAGTCTGATACCGCCGGTACCAAGCTCCATCAACCCTGACCCACGGCTCCTCCAGGACGTGCTTCACAACCCCACCCTTTCGAGACTCGACGGCGAGGAGCTGGATCTCAGTCTCGACCGTGACCCGCCCCTCCTCCCCATCCACTGTCACCTTCTCGATCCGGTATGAAAGATAGCGGAGGGGGCTTTCTCGCTTCGTATCTTTTGGGGGGACCTGCCACCGATCCTTGGGAGCGAGCAGGCTCCAGATGGTGGGCCAGTCGTTGTGAAGTTGCGCCTCCCAATAGGCGGTGGCCCGTTCCCGAAGGGCCGCCTCGCCGTTCGACTCCTCGGCCCAAGTCGGGGAGATCACAATAAAGAGAAGGAGGGCGATTGTCCCGATTCGGGCGAGCCCGAAACCGCTGCCGTCGGTTCGCGCAGGCGTTGGGCGTGTCGCCCAACCGTTCTTATGCAAGGCGCACCCCACGATACGCATGACAGAGATCGCCGATGAAAAGCGAATAGAGCGACCGATCCCGGACCTTCACCATCTTCAGATCGAGGGCCGCCACGGCCGAGAAGATCCGGTAGAGGGCGGCCAGACCTTCCTCCATCCGAGCCTTTTGGGCCGAGGTCGGAGTGAAAATGGCGTGCCGCTTCGCATAATGGAGGACCTCGAAGGCATGGCCTGTAAACTTCAGCTTCGCTTCCAGCCGGTTCGCCTCCTCCCACGGGCCTGACGGCAACCCCGCATAGAAGCGATCGATCAGATCGACGTCCGCCCACAGCCGATAGACCATGAGATCGAGTTGCTCCTGAAGGGTTCGGCGGTACGCCCCGGCATAGCCGTGTCTGGCCGCCGCGACCAGGCTGTAGGCCGAATGGGTCCCACCGCAGGTGAAGCGGTGGATGGGGAACTTCTGCGGAAGCGGCCGATTCCCTGCGGCGTAAGGCCCCATCCCCCGAGTCGCCTCCTCGATGGTCTCAAACCCGAAGGCGACGAGGTCCTTCAGCCGAACCTTCTGACCATAGGCATTCGTCCACTCCTCGGCTCGAAGCTCGGAGAAGGCGATGAGCGACCAAGCAAGGTCGTCCTTGTCAAAACTCCTCGGATCGAAGGTGAGGAGCGCTTTCGCCCCTTCTGCCAGGTCGTTCAGGTGATAGCGACCGCCCTCGACCCGTATATCCTTTTCGCGTGGCACCCCAGCCTCCAGGAGGGTCTTCAAGGCCACACTGGTGTGGCCCTCGACCTCGCGGGGCACATAGAGATACGGCGTTCCGTTTATGTCCTTCGCCCTGACGTCGTTCGTCAGGAGATAATCCACCGCGCTTACATCACCCAGGGAGAAGCCACGACCCAACGCTCGGACTCCGTGCATCACAAGCCACGGCTCTTGGCGATCGGCCGCATACCGTTCGATGAGCCTTCTGGCCGCTTCTTGAGGGCTTTCTCCAAAAACAGGGTTCGGGAGAGCCAGAGCGATCGCCCCAACCCCCATTGCCCTCAGGAAGGTCCGCCGGCTGATAACGGCACAACAGCACTGACCCATCGCTTCTCCCATATTCACTCAGTCGCCGGCGAACAATGACGAGTCGCTAACTGCCAGCCAGATAGCTCGTGTTGAACGGCGTGAAATGGTTCCTCCTTTCACGCTCGTACCCCTTAGCCACCAGAGCGCCATCGCAGCCACAGCTATCGTCTGGACTAAGTTGGCTGCAAACGACAAAAAGGCGATCTCTGCGCCGCTTGCAGCGTGTCACGTAACGCGCCGGCTCGAACATCGATACCAGATTCTTAAGTTTAATAGTCGATTGAACCACCGTTTGTCAAGTCTTTTTTGCCGTCCGCTTTTTTGGCCATCAGGAGATCGAGTCACGACTTCCGGTCGGGGAGCTTGGCAAGGGCCTGGCGAACCTGCTCGCCCTCGGGGGCCGTTGGATTCAAGCGGAGGTAGTCTTCGAGGATACCGATCGCCTCTGGAACGCGGCCATCCGCTTCGAGAAGAGCAGCCAACGTCAAGAACGGCTCGGCCCAGCGCGGGTTAAGTTCCAGGGCCTTCCGATACAGGGCGATCGCCTCCTGCTTACGTCCAGCCCGCAGGAAGACGGCTCCCGATTCCACATGAAGCTTTGCGTTCGTCGGCGCCCGCTGCAGGAGTTCCTGATATCTGGCCAGCGCGAGGTCGTAGCGCCCCTGTCTCGCATAGGCCCTTGCCAAGGAGAGCCTGGCCTGGAGCCCATCCGGGTTGAGTTCCAAGGCTTTCTCCAGGGTCGAGACCGCCTCCTCGATGCGTCCTGCGTCCAGATATGCCGACCCGAGGACTCTGAAAGCAGCGTAGTCCGGCTGCAGCTCCACACCCCGTCTGGCCTCCTCGATAGCCAACGCCGTCTGGTCATGATTGAGGTACGCGATCGCCAGGTTGAGGTGGGGCCGCGATTTCTGCGGGGATTTCGTCGCCGCGTCGAGCCAGAGGGCGCGCTCGTCCTGCCAGACGGTGTTCCGCTGAATGGTCCCCAGCCCCCAGGCCATCGCCACGATCCCGACGATGACACCGACCTGGACCTTTCCATACTTTTCGGCCAGCCATCCACTCAACCAGCCGACAAAGAGGGCGAAGCCGACGCCTGCGAGATAGACCCGATGCTCGGCCGCCACATCAAGGAGCGGCACGATACTCGAGGACGGTATGGGAGCGATCAGGAACCAGCCGATGGCGAAGGCGAGCATCGGGGCTTTTCGAAGAGTGAGGACGCCGGCAACGGTAAGCCCAATCAGGATGAGGGCGCCGAGCACTGTCTGCACGTCCAACCAACCTGGGGCCGGCGGGATATCGGGATCGATGTTGAGGCCAACGGGAAAGAGGAACAGGCGAAGGTAATAAAAAGGGATCACCTGAAGCTGGGTCAGGAAGTACTGAAGCCGTGGGAGTTGCTGACCATGGTGGAGTCTTGGCCGCGACAATGTGCCATCCGGGTGGGGTTCGACAACCATTCCCCAGGAGTAGAAGAGAAAGATCGCAGCCGCGAGGCCCACCCCGACGAGAAGGGGCCAGTTCCTCCGGGCCCACCCCCTGATCCCCTCTTCCCGGTGCTGAAAAACCAGCGAGTACAGGAGCAGCATCACCGGCAAGGTCGCCGCCTCCTGTTTCGAACCAAAGGCCAGAATACCGGAAATAGCGGAAAGCAGGTACCAGCCCCACTTCCGCCGTTGGGAGGCGACACGTTCCCCTTCACCGAACGCCAACACACTCCCAAGGTAGAAAGCGGCGCACAGCACCGATGAGCGACCGGAAATAAAGACCACAGCTTCCGTAAAGATCGGATGGATCGCCTGGGTGAGGGCCGCCGTCGTGGCGACCAGGCCGACCATTTGATCCCCCGGCGTGAGAGCTTCAAGCAGTTGTCTGGCCAGGAGGAAGGTACACAGCACGACAACCAGATGGAGGAGAAGATTCACGATATGATACCCTGTGGGGTCTACACCGCCGAGAGCGTGGTTCACGGCAAAACTGGCGAAGAGGACGGAACGGCTGAGGAAGGCCCCGATGCTTGTGAAATGGAAGGCAATTTTCGGCAGGTCGCGCATGTTCTGGATCACGCGGATACGCGGGTCGGCGACAATGGTATCGAAATCGTCAAAGACGAAGGGGACGGAGAAGGTGTTTGAATAGACCACGACCCCAGCCAGGAGGGCGATCCCGACGGGGAGGAGCCATCCGAACGGATAGTGACTCGCCTCTACCCTTTCTACCCTCTTTGTCTTCTTTCCGGCCACCCGATCTTTCATGCCTTGTGTAGTTTATCCAATGCTTGTTTCGCTTCTTGACACATTCCGTTCACCCTGAGCCTGTCGAAGGGAGAAGTATTTTAATGGGTTCCGTTCATGGGTTCGACAAACCTGTCCTGAGCCCGCCGTTCTCCTTCGACAAGCTCAGGACGAACGGCTGGGATGTTGAAGCCTGCGCTGAGCCCTGTCGAAGCGGGCTCACCACGAACGGATTGTAAAGGTATGTGTGAGACACTACAGTAGATGTCGAGGATCCGCTGAAAGAGCGCCGGCCTGCGATACTCCCCCATCACCTTCTCGAAGGCGTTCCCTGTTAAGGAAGCCTTCAGATCCTGATCCACGAGAACCTCGAACAGCTTCGCCGCCAGATCCCCCGGATCCAATTTCTCCAGTAAGAGCCCCTCCAGCCGGTCCTGGATGAGGTCTGTGACCCCACCCGCCCGAAACGCGACGCACGGGACGCGATGCGCCATCGCCTCAAGGAGTCGCGTCGGCAGGCCCTCCCAGGCGCCGAGGGCGACGAAGGCGTCAGCGATGGCGTAAAAGCCATGCAAGATCGCGCGATCCACCACAGGATCGAAGGCCCCGGCGAAGACCACCTCCGACCGCAGCGTCGGGTCAATCCTCCCGAGCAGCACGTGTTGATACCGGGGGTCGACGGGGCCGACAAAAAGAAGTTTCACGGCGGGGATTCGTTGCCTCAGAAGCGGCAACGCGTCCAGGAGCACGTCCGGGTGCTTCTCGGGGATGATCCTTCCTGTGAAGAGGACGACCCGTGATCCATCGAGTTGATACCGGCTCCGGATTCCCCGTTCCACCCCCGGTTCCCGTTCTCTTGGCTCCACACCGGTCGGTGCGACGACGTGCACCTTCTCCGGTCTCACCTGAAAGAACGATATGAGCCGCTCACGCTCGCTCGCTG
Proteins encoded in this region:
- a CDS encoding VCBS repeat-containing protein, with the translated sequence MMKRAATIRWRIGCALVSLVLFALPLHAEEIPSLRFIKASSGLPDSEPQGSEGGWTGLAFGDVNGDGRPDLAAVARKGDGAHVFLREGESWREASTGLLRHFSGRWGVRFADINGDGRLDLVTSGGEVFLGDGKGNWRLAAQLPFEGEDVAIGDVNHDGRPDLAIIGHLSGGIRVFLQDGKGGWVETSQGLPTREGGHKLTFVDVNKDGHLDLVGTVSYELGVWLGDGKGHWRKAAEGLPRANCWGIAVADLDQDGYPDLVVGCLDPEGIHVFLGDGKGSWRPLATKGLPRSGLYLDVALADFNGDGRLDLIAGSYDGRIQVFFGDGKGDFTEVQVVGLPAKVGRPETIVVGDRDGDGLRDLGIAAYQGGVQVWRTAGAVRR
- a CDS encoding exo-alpha-sialidase translates to MRHRLLGLACILILIAGSGFTFQRPRPEDSSIQARDPVMAADPNGPLYLAWVETREKSQVLMFTRSTDEGKTWEPDRRLDLGVPEGAQASGPQLAADGKGHLLLVWRNRVKGELKAVLVVTSPDFGKSWSEPKPLNTGDGYQPQLRLDDKGQAVVVWYEHERGLSVRQIKGTRVLVVTSPDFGKSWSAPVALDDGSGMATMPQLATAGPGRLVVAWQEVKERRTPLFVATTADGGKNWQTTKLDRPGIVAGAPTLAADQKGHIMISWAETVELPDIFTVVSSDFGKSWSKEIRPRTTTPGETPAINPQLALSSTGKAALVWEDQRAGASDIYLTVSSDFGKSWSKEIRLDTGEPGGTPSRSPHLVLDPTGRIAAVWEEKAGGASRLQASVSPDFAKSWQPQPIPEPAAVSATRPHLLLAKGRTFLVTEISQPGKQRIVATLLAP
- a CDS encoding tetratricopeptide repeat protein, which translates into the protein MKDRVAGKKTKRVERVEASHYPFGWLLPVGIALLAGVVVYSNTFSVPFVFDDFDTIVADPRIRVIQNMRDLPKIAFHFTSIGAFLSRSVLFASFAVNHALGGVDPTGYHIVNLLLHLVVVLCTFLLARQLLEALTPGDQMVGLVATTAALTQAIHPIFTEAVVFISGRSSVLCAAFYLGSVLAFGEGERVASQRRKWGWYLLSAISGILAFGSKQEAATLPVMLLLYSLVFQHREEGIRGWARRNWPLLVGVGLAAAIFLFYSWGMVVEPHPDGTLSRPRLHHGQQLPRLQYFLTQLQVIPFYYLRLFLFPVGLNIDPDIPPAPGWLDVQTVLGALILIGLTVAGVLTLRKAPMLAFAIGWFLIAPIPSSSIVPLLDVAAEHRVYLAGVGFALFVGWLSGWLAEKYGKVQVGVIVGIVAMAWGLGTIQRNTVWQDERALWLDAATKSPQKSRPHLNLAIAYLNHDQTALAIEEARRGVELQPDYAAFRVLGSAYLDAGRIEEAVSTLEKALELNPDGLQARLSLARAYARQGRYDLALARYQELLQRAPTNAKLHVESGAVFLRAGRKQEAIALYRKALELNPRWAEPFLTLAALLEADGRVPEAIGILEDYLRLNPTAPEGEQVRQALAKLPDRKS
- a CDS encoding glycosyltransferase family 4 protein produces the protein MKVAQICHVYLPHIGGTELHVYNLVRDLARAGHTVEVLTTDMETALSADEINRFPAKRFNAFPVLFRNPFPVGLARYLTRHRYDLIHVHSPWLWPSIIGSLLKRTARLVVTSHGLYPTVSSRSTQIALRLSKPLAAVVFRRADAVIALSASERERLISFFQVRPEKVHVVAPTGVEPREREPGVERGIRSRYQLDGSRVVLFTGRIIPEKHPDVLLDALPLLRQRIPAVKLLFVGPVDPRYQHVLLGRIDPTLRSEVVFAGAFDPVVDRAILHGFYAIADAFVALGAWEGLPTRLLEAMAHRVPCVAFRAGGVTDLIQDRLEGLLLEKLDPGDLAAKLFEVLVDQDLKASLTGNAFEKVMGEYRRPALFQRILDIYCSVSHIPLQSVRGEPASTGLSAGFNIPAVRPELVEGERRAQDRFVEPMNGTH